The genomic DNA GTAAATAGTGATACACTGAACCCTCCATTACTTCAGGCAGCTTTGAGAAGCATATTACGTCAAGTGCCCTGTGGAGTTGCGATCTTGGACGCAACCGGGAGATTCTCATATTATAATAAACATTTCATTAAAATTATGAAATTGACCCGCAAGTACGTGGAACAGGTGAATATTGGAGCACCACTTCGTTCCAAGAAAATGCTAATTATTAAAAATGCCTATATACTTGCAAAGAATCGGCGATCCTCCGAACCTTCTCTGATTGAGATTCCTCTGAAGCGGACTCGTTTACGGTTCGTAACACGCGCCTTATTTGCCGAACAAGAGTTTCTTGGATTCATTCTAGTTGAGGATCAACGGTCTATGCGCACACTTGATCTTGCAACGTTCATTAAGAACGCCGCGACAAACGCGCTAGTCATCCATACAGTACAAGGAATCATTACTCAATGTAATAGTTCTCTCATATCTTCTCTTGGATATCATACAGTGCATATTATCGGCAAACCCATCTATGAACTAGAATACGATGTTAACGAAGCCAGTTTTAAGGAGCGGGTTGAGAAATTAAAAATAAAACGAGTTCTACAATTCACGACCAAGTACCGCAGCTGGGATGGTATTATTGTCCCTGCCAAGGTGCGATCGATCATTCTTGAAGATGGCGGCGCGGGTTATATTGTAAATTTAATTGAGTTTGATCAGAAAGCACTAGGAAAGGTCAGTGTTCATAGTCTCGATCAGTACTCTCATATTTTCGAGAGCATTCCAGTAGCGGCCCTGTTATGGTCACAATTAGATTCTAAATATATTCTGATTTCGTATAATGATGCTGCTGATATAGTGACTGGAGGTCGGATTAGGGCATTCATTGGGAAAACCGCCCGGGACATCTTTGAGGGTATGCCTGAGGTCGAGGCGGCCCTTGATGAGGCTTTGCTGTCAGGAGGAGTGATCCGTGGTGAGATTCCATGTCACTGTACAGCTATTGGTCTGAATGGTATCTTTCTACTCTCATTTTCGAGAGTTATGGGTCGCTCGATCATCATGACCATCACTGATGTCACAAAGCACGTGAATATGCAAAAGAAATTAAATAAGCAGACTGAGGAACTCAGTGCTTTCGCTCACGAGATGAGTCACGATATTAAGGGCCTCTTGCATAATCTGATGCTTACCCTTGAGTTACTTGAGGAAGAGGTGCGTCATCAGCGAATTGATGACATCCGTAATATTGTTGCGCACATTGACCAAATGCTGACTGAGTCTATTTTGCTTGCCGAAGCAGGCGAAACCATTGGCCATTTCCAGTGTTGTGATCTGAATCAGGTCATTGACAGTATTGTACACATGATCGCTCCCTCGACGGTTTCTGTGAGTGTTTCGTCTCTACCTATGGTGCGGTGTGATAATCACAAAGTGATCCAGATGTTTTTGAACATCATTCGAAATGCTATTGAACATGGGAAGGCTACAAAGATAGAGATCGAGTGTGTCAAAGACGAGAAATATTATAACATTATATTCCGCAATAATGGTCTGCCGATCCCTCCCAAGATTCGTAAGACCCTCTTTCGTAAACGGGTCTCATCAAAGCCGCATGGCGGTCGAGGCCTTCTCATTGTCAGGAGGCTAGTGGACGCTCATGGTTGGGGAATTGATCTTGTTCCCACCGAAAATCCGGCGTTTCGGATAAAAATACCGCTTGATTATGAGTGTACAGTTCAAGATTGTGCGGAACGATAGAAATGAGTCTCGCTCCGCATATATGATGTTTTTTCTTTGTTTTATTTATTCCGTTTAACAAACCAGATGAGTTTGTCGCCCTCTTCTCGCAGTTCGAGGATCTCATTTCCTGTTCGTTCTGCCCACGATGGAAAGTCCTTTTTCGACCCGACATCGGTCGCAATAACTTTGAGGATCTGACCAACTTCGATTTTTTGGATCTCTTTCTTTAGTTTCAAAACGGGCATCGGGCAACGTAGTCCTGATGCATCAAACTCTCGTGCAACTTCATAGTCAGTCATTTGAACTCACAGGCTGCGCAGCCGAATTTTCACTTATCAGTCTTCTCAACACGGAAGCCACATACTATCAAAATGCTTCTCATGTGGCCTCATAGAGTTACGGATTGAAATGTTGAAGCCTGCGAATTTATGCTGTTTCGGCATCTTTATTTGTTACACCGTGAAACTTTGCGCCTATAGGTGAATCTTCATGGCACTGTTTCAATTACTACTATTCATTCTGGCAGGCCTGGCAATTTCTGCCATGTTTTCGGGTTTTCTCTTAGCCCGCAGAATGGGAATGTATCTGATGATGCAAGTCATGATGCTCATGTTTGCGATGTTCGTCTCTTTGGGAATACTGGCTTTTGGAATGTTCAGTGCCTCGGCGACAGCAGCTCAATTCGACATCATGCATCTACTCATCATTGTGGATCTAGTACTGGTTCTCTTAGCAGTATTAATGGAATTTGTTCAAGTACTGCCTATTCTGATGAAGACTATGCAGGGCGCACCCATGCACAGCTCGCATATTACGAACCTTCTCGTGCTGTTCTTCTACCTACTAGGGCTTGTCCTGTTCTATGTAGATCTCGCAGCTATGTAAGGAGTTGATATCAAAATGCCTTCACTATACATAATTGGTCAATGGGGTCCAGAGGCTGCTGAACGCTGCTATGGACCATTCGTGACAGGGACTACCGCTCAGGCTCAGGACATCGATGTGACGATCTTTCTTATGATGGACGCTGTCTGGTTGGTCAAAAAAGGGATTCCTGAGAAGATCAAGGCTCCGGGATTTCCACCACTTCCCGAGCTTATCAACATGTTTCTAGAAGAGGGTGGAAAGATCCAAGTATGTTCCAATTCGGCGGAGTTTAGAGGACTCTCCGAGAAAGACTTCATGGACGAGAGAATCGAGATTGCTGGAGCAGCCACCATGATTGATGGTATCTTCAAGCACGACAGATATATTGAATTTTAAAAAATAGATGTAGGGGGAATTTATACCCCCTCTCATTTTTATTTATTATAACCATGAACACAGAGTGCCGCTCTCGACCACAAGTTCGATGAGTCGGTCATAGTCGATGCGTGTCACTTCGTTGCTGAGTGGCAAATCAGATAGTCCTCTCGCATCAAGATCTTCTCCTAAGACATAGATTTGAACGCCCATGCTAATGAGTGATTGAAGTGCGTCTGGCATTATGTTCTTAGGGGCGGTAGCCACAACAGCGTCTTGAAGAAGAATGATTGAGACCTCATGACCTAGCTTTGCTTGATGCTTGATCACATCGCTGAGGCGTTCTAGAGTGGTTCTCTGCTGTGGGGAAAAACCGTAGAGATAGAGTATCTTTGAGCTCATTAGTATCTCTCCTACATCCTGACCACAGTCGAATACTCGGTCATCATTTGAGCCAGCTTCTCCATTGTTATGACATGGAGATTTGGATATTCGACAAGATCGTCCGTTGTGAGACCTCTCTCCTGCAATGCCTCCTCCACGAGATAGATCTCGGCATCCACAAGATCGAGTAGTTCTAGCGGTTCATCAAGAGAGTCCACATTGAGACCTGAGGTATTCTGATTGTTCTTCAAGAAGTAGACCGCATCCCTGTCAAAGACTATGTCACAGGGGATAGTAGGTCCAAGACCAAGGAATCCCCCTGCGAGTCTGATCGCCTCAACAGTAATGTTCGTGCCATATGGCCCCTTATCACAATAGATCAGAATTGAGTCCATGCTGTCACACTCCTGGGCCAAAAAAGATGAGTTTGTCCGCCTCACAAACCAGTTCAGTCAAGGAGCCGAGACCCTCTTCTTGAACGGAGTCTATCCGATCCTCTTTCCAGACACCGCCCATTGATAACCATGCAGTACATCCAATGAGTGCGATGCCTTTGTCTGCTATTTCTTCTTTGAGTCTCTGGGGAATGTTGCGGACATTATTACCTGGGTCTACATGGCCATGCAGGGCATGGACACCGGAGCCAAAAAAGAAGACCCCAAGTATCTCGTGTCCCGCCCGTTCGGCTGCGCGGACCATGTTCAGGAGAGTGTCAATGGCCTCAAACTTGTATGGTTCTGTCTGAACGAGAAATGCAAGTTTGGCCATAGTCGTTCGCCCTGTTTTTTCTCTATTTCACGCATTCAAAGTAGAGGGCCCATTCATCGTCTTCCTCTTCTACTTCGAGAAACTTGCTCTTGGTCTTTGCGATCTCGCGCTTGACCGAATCCACAGCTGGTGGGTGATCAATGAGCACTTTGAGTATAGTGCCCGGTTTCATCTTCATCAGTGCTTTTTTGGTCTTTAGCGCGGGGTATGGGCAGACTTGCCCACGCACATCAAGTTCTTCATCATAGTCCATTTTGTATGTACCTCCTTTTTTACTGAATCACAGTCCACTTGAGTGAATAGGGGTCTGTTGGATTCTCTTGGCATTCTATCTCTCCAAGCTGCTGGAGCACCAACAGATGGTAGTGGACCAGAGCACTATCAGCATTGAGATCTTCAGCCAATGTCAATGTATCGGCCGAGCCCTTCTCTGATAAGTGTTCCAAGACCTTTTCACGGAGTGGCTTTTCGATCTCTGCTGGAACACGCTTGGCCTTTCTTGCCTGTGCTGCCTCTACCTTTGTGAAGTCGGGTTCTCCAACCTCAAAGATGCCAGCATCAAGCGCTTTCTGAAGGGCCTCTTTTCCTTTCTCGGTCAGGGCGATGACAGTCGTGAATCCCTTTGGACTTCCTGCGAAGCCACAGGAGATGTCAGCATGGACCCCGATGAAATCAGTGCAGTGATCACATGACCCCATCTTGCTCGTCTTTCCGTCTTCACCCTTCCGCATATTGTTCGTGCAGAAGAGTCCGATCTTGAGGACCTTCGTACTTAGTTTCTTTTCCCACAATGACACACCACGGAGTTCACATGGAAGGCCGATGACTGCCATATTGGCTCGTGTCTTCTTAGCGTATTCGAGGAACTTTGTCATGACTCCTGTGGGAGAATATTTTGTTCCAGCCGTCTTGATCATCTCATCAGGGTCGGTGACAATGACCGCCTCATGTTCGTACTTCTCGCCGACAACTGCCGGAACGGCTTTTATGTCGCCCTCTTTGAGAAGGAATGCGAGAAACGCCGGCACAAAACCACCATTCGTCACTCCCTCGAGAAACTTCTTGTCTTTAGCTCTCAGCGAAGTGATGACCAGAGGCTTCTCGATCTTTGCTGGTACCTTCTCCGGGTGTGCTTGCGGACAGATGTCATAGCACCGTCCACAGTTATCTGCGCCTCGTGTGAGAATACATTTCCCAACGAGTTTTGGCGTCCCGTTCTCCATAACAATTGACTTGCAAGTACCTGCGCAGAGACCACAGCCCTCACACAGGCCCTTGTCTATGACTTGCTCTTTAAGCAGATCGAAGCTCATATGTCCACTCCCTGATAATTCCTTCATCATCTGTAGTGAAGCTGACCTTGCTGAACTCGTCCTCAGCAGAGGCCTTCACCGCTTTTATCTCAAACTCACTACTGATCTGATACGTGTCAAAGCTCACCTGTGCAGCCTTGGCCGGGGTCTTGAACCCTCCAAAGTAGACGTTGGAAAGGACTTCATTCCCTCCGATTCCGCGGATGTCTGCAATGATCTCTTTGATGCCCTCAGCAGTAGGTGATTTGAGGGTCTCAAGTAATTTCTTCTGAATATTCCGTAATTCTGTTCGAAGGTCCTTGGTTTCCTTGGACACCTTGATTCCAGCAGCATCCTCGTATGCCTCTATGAGATTCAATGCCACTGAGATCCCATGGCGACCAAAGATGGTTGCTGAGATCTGTGGGGCCTCTTCAATCGCACGGGCAATCATGATATCTGATAATTGGTCTCCCGAGGACGGGTTCTTACCGGAGTATGCAAAGTGTGAAGCAAGATGGAACCGGAAAAAGGTGCCAACCACATCCACGAGACCCCGGGTCAGATCATCCGGCCTGTCACCAAGAGTATCAGTTGTCCATGTGGTCGAAGTAGTGTCAACTTCTATCTGAGCCGCAAGTGATCCAAAGTAACCAATCATTCTTCCCGGTGGGTCATCGGTCAGTGCAACACAGCCTCGACAGGGTGTGCCAAAGTCGATACATCTCTGAGCACAGGTTGCTGCGATCACTCCATTACAGGGGAGTCCTTGATTGTTAAAACAGGTCTCCTGGTTGTTCCAGTTCGGAACGCGGATGATACTGGTGATCTTCTCTTCGGAGATTGCTCGTGAGCATTCTTTGCATAGGGGTTTACGCTCGATCTCCTTGCCTGCTATGAGGGTGAGAAGTTCCTCTGGGTCCGGTGGGCAACCCAAGACCGCACCACTGGTTTCGATGAGTTTTGGCACTGGAATGACCTCGCCCGTGATCTTTTGATTTGCGAGGCCAAAGATTCCTCCGCTATATGGACAAGTGCCATAGAGAATGATCTTTTTGCCCTCGTATTTCTTGAGACGTTCTGCATCGGACTTGAGGGCGTGGCCTGTCAAAACTATAACATCCGCCTCTCCAGAACCTTTGAGGAAAGGATGTTCCACGATTTCAATGTTGGCATTGTCCGCCAGCGAGATCAGTTGCCATGCACACCTGTCACAGCCATTGAGGTGAACGACACTGACCTTGATCTTTGCCATCATGCCTCACCTCCCGGACAGGTCGTGTCTTCGGCATGAGCCCTTCGTTCGATGATGTCATCAAAATCTCCGACAACAGTGTCGCCCTCGGCAGCACGTGCTGTATACATTGTCACACAGTGATTACCATAGCCCATCTCCGCGAGGAATTTCTTGACAATCTTTACTCTTCGAAGAGTGATGAGGTTGGCATCATTGTAGTGGCATGCTCCAAAACAACAGCCGATGACTGTTACCGCCTCAGCACCTGCATTAAAGGCATGGAGGATCTCACGAGCCCCCACACGACCTGCACAGGGGACTCGCACGATATTGATCTCGTCACTATACTTCATTCGCAGGACACCAGCAGTGTTCGCGGCGCCCTGACCACAGTTTTCACAGAGATATCCTACAATCATTCGTTGCTCCCTCCTGCCTTCGCAGCTGAGAGTAGCGCTGAGACCTCCGCATTCAGTTGCCGGTCTCTAAAGTTGCGTATCTGGATGGCTCCTGTGGGACATGCTGGGACGCACGCGCCACAACTCTTGCATGCTGCATCATTGACCACTGGTTGTCCCGCCTCGCCTACGACTATTGCACCGATCGGGCAGGTGGCGATACACGCCATGCATGAAGTACAGAGATCCTTGTCAATGACCGCAGTGTCCATCCGTTTCTCAAGGTATCCACGCACAAGAGGTTGAGCTGCTGCTGAGGCAGCACCACCAGCATGTCCAACAGACTGAGTAATATCCTTTGGACCTTGGATCGCACCCGCAAGAAAGATTCCATCACGACTGCTCTTGACTGGTCCCATCTTGATGTGGTACTCCTTTGCGAAGCCCTCCTTCGCCCTGAGGAGCCCGAGTTTGCCGCCCAATTTGCCAAATCCTTTTGGTGGGACCATGCCCGCACTCAGAATGACCAGATCGGCCATGATCTCATAGGGGGTATGAGTGAGCGTGTCTTCCACATCAACGATCAACTTGTCAGAGAGCGGGTCGGGTTCAATTGAGGATGGCCTTCCGCGAATGAAGCGAATTCCCGTCTTCTGAGCTCGCTTATAGTATTCTTCGTAGTGAAGACCTGGTGTTCGAATATCGATATAGCAGAAGAAGACTTCTGTGTCAGGCAAGTGTTCCTTAATGAATCGGCTATTCTTGATGCCATACATACAACACACACCTGTACAGTATTCGTTTCCGACCTGATCATTACGCGAGCCGACACACTGGACAACAACTACCGTCTTGGGCACTTGGCCATTGGAGGGTCTCACGATCTTGCCCTTTGTGAGCGTGGTCGGAGAGAACATGCGTTCTGCCTGCATCTGTGTGATGACATCAGGATGCTCGTAGTGGTACGCCGTGATCTCTGTTGGGTCGTACTCTTCGTATCCGGTTGCTACAACAATTGTTCCAACCTTGAAAGTGCGTTTTTCTTTCTTCATGCTAAAGTCAATGGCTTCGACAGGACATGCTATAACGCATGACCCACAATCGATACAATGTCTCATGTCAATCGTAAAGACCGAGGGTAGTGCCTGCGGGAAGGGCTTGTATGCAGCCTTCCGCATTCCGAAACCATGATCCCATTCATTCTTTACCTCAACAGGACAGACCTCAGCACAGCGCCCACATGACGTACAATTGTCATGGACATAGCGGGGTTTGGTCGTGACTTCTACCTCGAAGTTGCCCATTGATCCTTCAAGATTTGTCACCTCGCTCAGAGTGAGCACCTCGATATTGGGATGTGACATCACTCCGTTGAGCAGAGGACTGAGCGTACACATAGGGCACTCATCTGTTGGAAATGTCTTGTTGAGCATGGTCATGTGACCACCGATGGAGGTCTCCTTCTCAACAAGAACGACTGGAATACCCAGTTCGGCAAGATCCATCGCGGCCCGTAGTCCGGCAACCCCACCACCAATCACCATTGATCTCTTTGTGATGGGAAGCTTTTCGGTTCCGACTTCTTCTTTTTGTGCTGCACGGGCCACTCCTGCGGCTACCATTCTCTTAGCCTTGGCCGTTGCTGCTTCTCTGTCATCTGTGACCCAAGAGTCCCACTCACGGATATTGACCTGAGTGTGCATGTGTGGATTCATGCCAAGATCACTGATGGCCTTTGCAAACGTGGGCCAGTGCTGTTCATGCGAACATGAAGCCACAACGGTTCTGTCAAGATTGTGTTCTTTGACCGCATCCTGGATAAGTTGAATGCCCTGTTTGGAACACATAAACATGTAGTCAGTGGAGAACTCTACATTCGGAAGTGTGCGAGCATATTCTGCGACGCTCTTCACATCGACCATTGCTGCAATGTTCTCTCCACAGTGACAGACAAACACTCCAATACGTGGCTTCTTTTTAGTATCTTCTTTTTTGCTCATAGTGGTCTGCCCTCCAGCTTGAAGTCAGGGGCTGTCGCCTGATATTTCATGCCAATATCATCCATGCCCATCGCAAATGCTGTTATCTGAGAGATATGGATGATCGGTATGTCAAAGTCAGTGCCGCGTTGTTTGTTAAGCGTCTGTTGTCCACCATCAAATTGTAGATGACAGAATGGACAGATGTCAAGAAGTGCCTGAGCTGGAACTTGTTTGACCGCAGCCATTTTCTCGTAGAGCATATCCATTGATGCCTCTATGTGCGCAGCACGTACTCCACCACCTGCACCACAGCAGGCATGTTTTCGTCGATAATCAAGTAGTTCGATGCCAAGTCCGTCAATGAAATAGTCTTCTAGAATGGTCGGGTCTTCTGGATCATCGATCTGTTTGAGCGTAAAGGGCCTCAAAAAGTGACACCCGTAGTGAATGACTCCCGTCAGAGCGACTTCTCGCTTAATATAGTCGCGAATCTCTGTTGGTCCAATGTCAAACCCCAAGACCTGTGCGATGTGCTTCACTTCGCCACTGGCCTCGACATGGTATCCGAGATCTTTCAGACGTGCATTGACCTTTTTCTTGAGTTCATCATCATGCTTGAGGGCATGATTGACCTCGAAGAGCGTTCCAAAGCACCCATTACAGACCGTCAGGATGTCCGCTCCATTGCTCTCGGCAATGGCTATATTCCTCGCCGCTGCGACCATCCAGTCTGGTTTGTTGAATGATCGAAAGACACCAGGCGCGGGGCAACACCCTGCTTTCTCCATCTCTTTGACTTCGATTCCGAGTTTGTCTAGGACAAATCGTGTTGTTGATTCTATAGCCGGGTATCTATTGGGCATGATACAGCCCAAGAAAAATGAATATTCTGTTGACACTATTGTGTGTCCTCCTCGTCCTCATGTTTAGGTGGCAGTATAAAGAGCATCTGCGCCATCTTACGTACTTCTTCGGGGTATGCAAAAGCTGTTGGTGGGATCTCTGGAAGGCCGAGCTCTTTTCGTATCGCCTTGATCTTATCATTAATTGGAACAGCGTGGCCCGTCTTGTGTAAGATATCGACGGTCTTTCGATGCTTGTCTGCTATGAACCCACGTTCGGATGCAATGTTTCTCAGAACAATGATCGCATCGGTCACTTTGAGGTCTCGTGGACATCTGTCATAGCAGGCATAACACGTTGTGCAAAGCCAAATGTCCGGGTCTGATAGTACTGACTCGTCCCCGAAGGCGGCCTTGCGCATGATTTCTCTGGTACGCATTGCAGTCCACCTTCCGGAGAGGCAGCTTGCTGTACACGTACCGCACTGCATGCAGAGATTCGGATCGAATCCTGCCTTTATGAGGGCCTCCTCTATTTCTGGATCCTTCTCCAAAGGAGTACGGACTGAGGGAGGGGCCTTGTATCTTGTCCCTGACAAAACGGGTCACCTCGTTCTGATGTATTTATGCTCCAAAGAAGACAGTCTGATTGCTGTCTTTCATTGCGTGGACAACACTATGAATGTCAACAACTTTTGCGCCATCAATAAGGTTCTCTTCTGGGATGCCACGCTCTTTGATACAAAGACCACACACAAGGAGCGTTCCTCCAGCCTCAAGAAAGTCCTGAAGCACCTCGAGAACTTGGAAGAATTGAGTAGAGTGCTGACCTTTGACTCCGCAATACACACCATCTTCCATCAGG from Candidatus Thorarchaeota archaeon includes the following:
- a CDS encoding PAS domain-containing sensor histidine kinase → MNHHTREASPDSRLTSDESRGGLAVVNSDTLNPPLLQAALRSILRQVPCGVAILDATGRFSYYNKHFIKIMKLTRKYVEQVNIGAPLRSKKMLIIKNAYILAKNRRSSEPSLIEIPLKRTRLRFVTRALFAEQEFLGFILVEDQRSMRTLDLATFIKNAATNALVIHTVQGIITQCNSSLISSLGYHTVHIIGKPIYELEYDVNEASFKERVEKLKIKRVLQFTTKYRSWDGIIVPAKVRSIILEDGGAGYIVNLIEFDQKALGKVSVHSLDQYSHIFESIPVAALLWSQLDSKYILISYNDAADIVTGGRIRAFIGKTARDIFEGMPEVEAALDEALLSGGVIRGEIPCHCTAIGLNGIFLLSFSRVMGRSIIMTITDVTKHVNMQKKLNKQTEELSAFAHEMSHDIKGLLHNLMLTLELLEEEVRHQRIDDIRNIVAHIDQMLTESILLAEAGETIGHFQCCDLNQVIDSIVHMIAPSTVSVSVSSLPMVRCDNHKVIQMFLNIIRNAIEHGKATKIEIECVKDEKYYNIIFRNNGLPIPPKIRKTLFRKRVSSKPHGGRGLLIVRRLVDAHGWGIDLVPTENPAFRIKIPLDYECTVQDCAER
- a CDS encoding sulfurtransferase TusA family protein — translated: MTDYEVAREFDASGLRCPMPVLKLKKEIQKIEVGQILKVIATDVGSKKDFPSWAERTGNEILELREEGDKLIWFVKRNK
- a CDS encoding DsrE family protein, coding for MPSLYIIGQWGPEAAERCYGPFVTGTTAQAQDIDVTIFLMMDAVWLVKKGIPEKIKAPGFPPLPELINMFLEEGGKIQVCSNSAEFRGLSEKDFMDERIEIAGAATMIDGIFKHDRYIEF
- the tusB gene encoding sulfurtransferase complex subunit TusB yields the protein MSSKILYLYGFSPQQRTTLERLSDVIKHQAKLGHEVSIILLQDAVVATAPKNIMPDALQSLISMGVQIYVLGEDLDARGLSDLPLSNEVTRIDYDRLIELVVESGTLCSWL
- a CDS encoding DsrE family protein: MDSILIYCDKGPYGTNITVEAIRLAGGFLGLGPTIPCDIVFDRDAVYFLKNNQNTSGLNVDSLDEPLELLDLVDAEIYLVEEALQERGLTTDDLVEYPNLHVITMEKLAQMMTEYSTVVRM
- a CDS encoding DsrE family protein; its protein translation is MAKLAFLVQTEPYKFEAIDTLLNMVRAAERAGHEILGVFFFGSGVHALHGHVDPGNNVRNIPQRLKEEIADKGIALIGCTAWLSMGGVWKEDRIDSVQEEGLGSLTELVCEADKLIFFGPGV
- a CDS encoding sulfurtransferase TusA family protein, whose product is MDYDEELDVRGQVCPYPALKTKKALMKMKPGTILKVLIDHPPAVDSVKREIAKTKSKFLEVEEEDDEWALYFECVK
- a CDS encoding Coenzyme F420 hydrogenase/dehydrogenase, beta subunit C-terminal domain, with the protein product MSFDLLKEQVIDKGLCEGCGLCAGTCKSIVMENGTPKLVGKCILTRGADNCGRCYDICPQAHPEKVPAKIEKPLVITSLRAKDKKFLEGVTNGGFVPAFLAFLLKEGDIKAVPAVVGEKYEHEAVIVTDPDEMIKTAGTKYSPTGVMTKFLEYAKKTRANMAVIGLPCELRGVSLWEKKLSTKVLKIGLFCTNNMRKGEDGKTSKMGSCDHCTDFIGVHADISCGFAGSPKGFTTVIALTEKGKEALQKALDAGIFEVGEPDFTKVEAAQARKAKRVPAEIEKPLREKVLEHLSEKGSADTLTLAEDLNADSALVHYHLLVLQQLGEIECQENPTDPYSLKWTVIQ
- a CDS encoding hydrogenase iron-sulfur subunit; its protein translation is MIVGYLCENCGQGAANTAGVLRMKYSDEINIVRVPCAGRVGAREILHAFNAGAEAVTVIGCCFGACHYNDANLITLRRVKIVKKFLAEMGYGNHCVTMYTARAAEGDTVVGDFDDIIERRAHAEDTTCPGGEA
- a CDS encoding CoB--CoM heterodisulfide reductase iron-sulfur subunit A family protein; this translates as MSKKEDTKKKPRIGVFVCHCGENIAAMVDVKSVAEYARTLPNVEFSTDYMFMCSKQGIQLIQDAVKEHNLDRTVVASCSHEQHWPTFAKAISDLGMNPHMHTQVNIREWDSWVTDDREAATAKAKRMVAAGVARAAQKEEVGTEKLPITKRSMVIGGGVAGLRAAMDLAELGIPVVLVEKETSIGGHMTMLNKTFPTDECPMCTLSPLLNGVMSHPNIEVLTLSEVTNLEGSMGNFEVEVTTKPRYVHDNCTSCGRCAEVCPVEVKNEWDHGFGMRKAAYKPFPQALPSVFTIDMRHCIDCGSCVIACPVEAIDFSMKKEKRTFKVGTIVVATGYEEYDPTEITAYHYEHPDVITQMQAERMFSPTTLTKGKIVRPSNGQVPKTVVVVQCVGSRNDQVGNEYCTGVCCMYGIKNSRFIKEHLPDTEVFFCYIDIRTPGLHYEEYYKRAQKTGIRFIRGRPSSIEPDPLSDKLIVDVEDTLTHTPYEIMADLVILSAGMVPPKGFGKLGGKLGLLRAKEGFAKEYHIKMGPVKSSRDGIFLAGAIQGPKDITQSVGHAGGAASAAAQPLVRGYLEKRMDTAVIDKDLCTSCMACIATCPIGAIVVGEAGQPVVNDAACKSCGACVPACPTGAIQIRNFRDRQLNAEVSALLSAAKAGGSNE
- the hdrB gene encoding CoB--CoM heterodisulfide reductase subunit B, with the protein product MSTEYSFFLGCIMPNRYPAIESTTRFVLDKLGIEVKEMEKAGCCPAPGVFRSFNKPDWMVAAARNIAIAESNGADILTVCNGCFGTLFEVNHALKHDDELKKKVNARLKDLGYHVEASGEVKHIAQVLGFDIGPTEIRDYIKREVALTGVIHYGCHFLRPFTLKQIDDPEDPTILEDYFIDGLGIELLDYRRKHACCGAGGGVRAAHIEASMDMLYEKMAAVKQVPAQALLDICPFCHLQFDGGQQTLNKQRGTDFDIPIIHISQITAFAMGMDDIGMKYQATAPDFKLEGRPL
- the hdrC gene encoding CoB--CoM heterodisulfide reductase subunit C — translated: MSGTRYKAPPSVRTPLEKDPEIEEALIKAGFDPNLCMQCGTCTASCLSGRWTAMRTREIMRKAAFGDESVLSDPDIWLCTTCYACYDRCPRDLKVTDAIIVLRNIASERGFIADKHRKTVDILHKTGHAVPINDKIKAIRKELGLPEIPPTAFAYPEEVRKMAQMLFILPPKHEDEEDTQ
- a CDS encoding DsrE family protein encodes the protein MTKKFTFMVATPPYDKTGAFTAVRIGLTAVMEEIDTTIILMEDGVYCGVKGQHSTQFFQVLEVLQDFLEAGGTLLVCGLCIKERGIPEENLIDGAKVVDIHSVVHAMKDSNQTVFFGA